Proteins from a genomic interval of Schistocerca piceifrons isolate TAMUIC-IGC-003096 chromosome 3, iqSchPice1.1, whole genome shotgun sequence:
- the LOC124789275 gene encoding pyridoxine/pyridoxamine 5'-phosphate oxidase-like gives MIFVVRKYCSLKIFEKIIMALIGGDGSTLAVNISGMRKKYKEKSDVFTESDITDKNPYSLFKIWFDEACKNPQIFEANAMCLATASRSGMPSCRYVLLKGYGTDGFKFYTNYESRKGKELAENPVAALNFYWAPLVRQVRIEGVVEKLSEQESDEYFHSRPVDSQIGACISHQSTVISGREELIEAGHKIREEYVSRGKEIPRPNEWGGFIVKPTTFEFWQGQSDRVHDRIRFRRLEENETSDEIRIHKGKDGWVYERLAP, from the exons ATGATATTTGTTGTCCGAAAATATTGCTCTCTTAAAATTTTCGAAAAGATAATTATGGCTCTCATTGGTGGTGATGGCAGTACTCTAGCTGTGAACATAAGTG GGATGAGAAAAAAATACAAGGAGAAATCAGATGTCTTCACAGAAAGTGATATCACGGACAAGAATCCGTATAGCCTTTTTAAAATTTGGTTTGATGAGGCGTGCAAAAATCCTCAAATATTTGAAGCGAATGCCATGTGCTTAGCAACTGCAAGTAG ATCAGGGATGCCGTCGTGCCGTTATGTTCTCCTCAAAGGTTATGGAACTGATGGGTTTAAATTCTATACGAATTATGAAAGCAGAAAAGGAAAAGAACTA GCCGAAAATCCTGTAGCTGCTTTAAATTTCTACTGGGCACCTTTAGTTAGACAG GTCCGGATTGAGGGTGTTGTTGAGAAACTCTCAGAACAAGAATCTGATGAATACTTCCATTCAAGGCCAGTCGATAGCCAGATTGGAGCCTGTATCAGCCATCAGAGCACTGTTATTTCAGGTAGAGAGGAACTTATTGAAGCAGGCCATAAGATTCGAGAGGAATACGTCAGTCGAGGGAAAGAAATTCCTCGGCCAAATGAATG GGGTGGCTTCATTGTGAAACCAACTACTTTTGAATTTTGGCAAGGACAGAGTGATAGAGTGCATGATCGTATTAGATTCAGACGGCTAGAAGAGAATGAAACATCAGATGAAATTCGTATTCATAAAGGAAAAGATGGATGGGTGTATGAAAGACTGGCACCATGA